One stretch of Miscanthus floridulus cultivar M001 chromosome 18, ASM1932011v1, whole genome shotgun sequence DNA includes these proteins:
- the LOC136524291 gene encoding uncharacterized mitochondrial protein AtMg00810-like, which produces MKKAFDMSDLGLLYFYLSIKVRKDVSGIVLRQTHYVKHIHELGGMIGCNPAYTPIEEKLKLSQESTVEEVDPTHYWWLIRSLHYLVHTRSDIAFAVGYMSRFMARWMMEHLKAVKRILRCVVGTLNYGLHYGRALDTARFVSYYDSDLVGDVDTSSAQLGQCFSSVIAWDCLEDGSIKDSYIATTDQLADILTKSLGKSKFQDMRERIGLQQITSGAQHKA; this is translated from the exons ATGAAGAAGGCATTTgacatgagcgacctcggcctcCTCTATTTCTACCTTAGCATCAAAGTGCGCAAGGACGTCAGTGGGATCGTCCTTCGCCAAACGCACTACGTCAAGCACATCCATGAGCTCGGCGGCATGATAGGCTGCAATCCGGCCTACACCCCAATTGAGGAGAAGCTCAAGCTAAGTCAAGAGAGCACGGTGGAGGAGGTCGATCCAACCCATTACTGGTGGCTGATCAGAAGCTTGCATTACCTGGTCCATACCCGGTCGGACATTGCATTCGCCGTCGGGTACATGAGTCGGTTCATGGCACGTTGGATGATGGAGCATCTCAAGGCTGTCAAGCGAATTCTACGCTGCGTGGTGGGCACCCTCAACTACGGTCTTCACTACGGAAGGGCCCTCGACACGGCGCGGTTTGTCAGCTACTACGACAGCGACCTCGTCGGCGATGTGGACACCAGCAGTGCACAACTAGGACAATGTTTTTCCTCAGTGATTGCTTG GGATTGCTTGGAAGATGGGAGCATCAAGGATAGCTACATTGCCACTACTGATCAGCTCGCTGACATTCTCACCAAGTCGCTGGGGAAGTCCAAGTTCCAGGATATGAGAGAGAGGATTGGGCTACAACAGATCACCTCTGGGGCTCAGCACAAGGCCTAG